Proteins from a genomic interval of Schistocerca serialis cubense isolate TAMUIC-IGC-003099 chromosome 11, iqSchSeri2.2, whole genome shotgun sequence:
- the LOC126426573 gene encoding uncharacterized protein LOC126426573 has protein sequence MPPPLLHATPPCATTPPAGHQSSCVPPPFLRATTPPARHHPSCTPPPLLHATTPPARHHPSCVPPPLLHAATPPACRHPSCMPPLLVPPPLLQATNPPACHHPSCEPPPLLHATTPPARHHPSCTPPPLLHATTPPACHHPSCTPPPLLRAATPPSATTSPVCHHLSCVPPPLLCATTPPACHHPSCTSPPSCVPPSPAHHSPSGTPHVLLYAIHPPPAHFNHDINWFVALCENQL, from the coding sequence ATGCCGCCACCCCTCCTGCATGCCACCCCTCCTTGTGCCACCACCCCTCCTGCAGGCCACCAATCCTCCTGCGTGCCACCACCCTTCCTGCGAGCCACCACCCCTCCTGCACGCCACCACCCCTCCTGCACGCCACCACCCCTCCTGCACGCCACCACCCCTCCTGCACGCCACCACCCCTCCTGCGTGCCACCACCCCTCCTGCATGCCGCCACCCCTCCTGCATGCCGCCACCCCTCCTGCATGCCACCCCTCCTCGTGCCACCACCCCTCCTGCAGGCCACCAATCCTCCTGCGTGCCACCACCCTTCCTGCGAGCCACCACCCCTCCTGCACGCCACCACCCCTCCTGCACGCCACCACCCCTCCTGCACGCCACCACCCCTCCTGCACGCCACCACCCCTCCTGCGTGCCACCACCCCTCCTGCACGCCACCACCCCTCCTGCGTGCCGCCACCCCTCCTAGTGCCACCACCTCTCCTGTATGCCACCACCTCTCCTGTGTGCCACCACCCCTCCTGTGTGCCACCACCCCTCCTGCATGCCACCACCCCTCCTGCACGTCACCCCCCTCCTGCGTGCCACCCTCTCCTGCACACCACTCACCCTCTGGCACGCCACATGTCCTCTTGTATGCCATCCACCctcctcctgcacatttcaatcatGATATAAATTGGTTTGTGGCACTTTGTGAAAATCAGTTATGA